The Deltaproteobacteria bacterium genome includes a region encoding these proteins:
- the coxB gene encoding cytochrome c oxidase subunit II translates to MLRWFPENISTYGGDIDAVFSLIYYIVGVWFLLAEGALFFFVFRYRRRAGRAAAYVRGERFSELAWVLVPAVIVLALDFGIEAAGGPVWARVKEDVPEHALRVNVRAQQFNWNFIYPGPDGQFDSADDVTLENELHVPAGRDVEVRLESKDVIHSFFIPNVRLKQDILPGRTIRAWFNATKPGRYELPCAELCGFGHYNMRGFLTVHSADEYERWLQEQWPAAAATAALPAS, encoded by the coding sequence ATGCTGCGTTGGTTTCCGGAAAACATCTCCACCTACGGCGGAGACATCGATGCGGTCTTTTCGTTGATCTACTACATCGTCGGCGTTTGGTTTCTGCTGGCCGAGGGGGCGTTGTTCTTCTTTGTGTTTCGCTACCGCCGCCGGGCCGGTCGAGCCGCGGCCTACGTGCGCGGTGAGCGCTTCAGCGAGCTGGCCTGGGTGTTGGTGCCGGCGGTGATCGTGCTGGCGCTCGATTTCGGCATCGAAGCCGCCGGCGGGCCGGTGTGGGCGCGGGTGAAGGAGGACGTGCCGGAGCACGCGCTCCGGGTGAACGTGCGCGCCCAGCAGTTCAATTGGAATTTCATATATCCCGGACCCGACGGGCAGTTTGACAGCGCTGACGACGTCACGCTGGAAAATGAGTTGCACGTTCCCGCTGGCCGCGATGTCGAGGTCAGGCTGGAATCCAAAGATGTGATTCACAGTTTCTTCATCCCCAACGTTCGCCTCAAGCAAGACATACTGCCCGGCCGGACGATCCGCGCCTGGTTCAATGCCACCAAGCCCGGTCGCTACGAGCTGCCCTGCGCCGAGCTGTGCGGCTTCGGGCACTACAACATGCGCGGCTTTCTGACCGTGCACAGCGCAGACGAATACGAGCGCTGGCTGCAGGAGCAATGGCCCGCAGCGGCAGCCACCGCCGCGCTGCCTGCTAGTTAG
- a CDS encoding sigma 54-interacting transcriptional regulator, whose amino-acid sequence LFGHVKGAFTGAIRDRLGRFELADGGTAFLDEVGELSPATQVKLLRFLQEQEFERVGSTKTIRVDVRVIAATNQDLRQLMAQGRFRPDLFYRLNVIPIELPPLRERPEDIPALVEHVLARLASKGRKVKAVAPAVMEVFVQYAWPGNIRELENTLEHALVCSKGSVIEREALPRSVLRPAPAVTRRTRGDDGERTLETLTQHRGNQSAAARALGISRTTLWRRLKKLSPAPDRLPQ is encoded by the coding sequence CTGTTCGGCCACGTCAAGGGCGCGTTCACCGGCGCCATCCGCGATCGCCTCGGGCGCTTCGAGCTGGCCGACGGCGGCACGGCATTCTTGGATGAGGTCGGCGAGCTGTCCCCGGCCACTCAGGTCAAGCTGCTGCGCTTCCTGCAAGAGCAGGAGTTCGAGCGTGTCGGCAGCACCAAGACCATCCGGGTGGACGTGCGGGTGATCGCCGCCACCAACCAGGACTTGCGCCAGCTGATGGCTCAGGGGCGCTTTCGGCCCGACTTGTTTTACCGCCTCAACGTCATCCCGATCGAGTTGCCGCCGCTGCGCGAGCGCCCTGAGGATATCCCAGCGTTGGTAGAGCACGTCCTTGCCCGCCTGGCCAGCAAGGGACGCAAAGTCAAAGCCGTTGCCCCGGCAGTGATGGAGGTGTTTGTGCAGTACGCCTGGCCGGGCAATATCCGCGAATTGGAGAACACCCTGGAGCACGCGCTGGTGTGCTCGAAAGGGAGCGTGATCGAACGCGAGGCCTTGCCGCGCAGCGTGCTGCGTCCGGCGCCGGCGGTGACGCGCCGCACCCGTGGCGACGACGGTGAACGCACGCTGGAGACGCTGACGCAGCACCGCGGTAACCAGTCCGCCGCCGCCCGCGCGCTCGGTATCAGCCGCACCACCCTGTGGCGGCGCCTGAAGAAACTCAGCCCCGCCCCCGATCGCTTACCCCAATAG